A window of Bradyrhizobium diazoefficiens genomic DNA:
GCTGCAAGCGTCGTTTGCGACGGGGGCGGCCGCGGGCAGAGGTGTGTTGGAGTGGCTTGACGTGTAGGATGGGTAGAGCGCAGCGAAACCCATCATTTCAATCCAGCGCAAATAGCGATGGGTTTCGCTGCGCTCTACCCATCCTACCAGGCCCCTACCGCAGCTTTCCCCGTGCCGCGACCGGCAGTGTTCCGATGATCTCCTCGCCGCGCACCATTACCACTTCGTCCATCATGTTCACGACGACGCAGACATGGTTCGGCACGATGCGAACGATATCGCCGACATTCGGCCGCGTGTTGCTGCGCGACAGGTCGAGGAAGCCGTGCTCCTCGGCGAAGCGCGCGATTCTTGCTTCGGGGTGCTCCAGGATCAGGCCGTGACCGTCGAGGCCGCCAGTGTCCGACGTCAGCGTCTTGGAGCCGGCGTCCAGGATGCCGCGCTCGGGCGCGGCGCGGCTTACCACCGTCGAATAGATGTGCAGCGCGCAGTCGTCCCAGCTGGCGACGCCGGCTGCGACCTGCATGCGGTCGTTGTAGATGTAGGTGCCGAAGCGGTGCTCGGTGCCGCCCTTGAGCTTGCCGAGATTCTTCAGGTTCGGCGTGCCGCCGGTCGAGACGATCTTTGCGTCGAGCCCGTGCGCACGCACGCCGGCCAACGCCTCGTCGTAGAATTTCTGCGCATCGGCCCAGCCAGTTTCGGTCGGATACATGAGAAAGCCGGCAAACTGCAGTCCCTTCGAGCCGGCGATCTCGCGCGCCAGCGCAATGGCCTCGGCCGGTGTCTCGACGCCGGCGCGCTTGCGGCCGGTGTCGCATTCGACCACGACCGATAGCGGGCGGCCCGACGCCGCGGCTGCCTTGGGGAGGCCCGCTACGACGGTCGAATTGTCAGCGGCGACCGTCATGTTGGCCTTGGCCTGGAGTGCGCCGAGGCGCGCCATCTTCTCCTCGCCGAGCAGGTTGTAGCTGATCAAGATGTCGTCGATGCCGGCATTGGCCATGATCTCGGCTTCGCCGAGCTTCTGACAGGTGATGCCCTTGGCGCCGGCTGCGACCTGCATCTTCGCGATCGTCGGGTTCTTGTGCGTCTTGATGTGGGGGCGGTTGGCGAGTCCGGCGTCGTCGCAGGCTTTCTGGATCCGGGCGATATTGCGCTCGACCCGGTCCATGTCGATGACGGCACAGGGCGTGCCGTATTCGCGTGCGATCTTGGCGGCGAGGGGAGTGGTCATGGAAGTCCTTTTAGTTGGCGCGTATTCCGATCGCAAAACCGGTGCCCACTTTTGCGGAATACGCGCTATGCCTGTTCAATCTCTTCGCGGAGCATTTCGAGTTCGAGCCAGCGCTCTTCGGCGGCGGACAGTTCCCCATGTGCCTTGGCGATGGCGGCCGAGGCGTCGTCGAATGTCTTGCGATCCCTGGCGTAGAGGTTGGGATCGTCGAGCACGCGCTGCAGCCTGGCGATGTCGGCCTGCAGAGTTTCCATCTTCTTCGGCAGCGTTTCCAGCGCGTGCTTCTCGTTGAAGCTCAGCTTCCGCTTCGGCGCGGACGCAACCGCAGCAGCGGAGCGCTGCTCTTTCTTCTCTGCCGGGGCTTGTGCTTTCGCCGTCTCGCGCTTCAGGTCCGCCCCGCGCTGCGCCAGCATGTCGCTGTAGCCGCCGGCATATTCGATCCACCTGCCGTCGCCCTCGGGCGCGATCACCGAGGTGACGACGCGGTCGAGGAAGTCGCGGTCGTGGCTGATCAGGATGACCGTGCCCTCGTAATCGCCGAGCATGTCCTCGAGCACGTCGAGCGTTTCGAGGTCGAGATCATTGGTCGGTTCGTCCAGCACCAAGAGGTTGGATGGCTTTGCCAGCGCGCGGGCCAGCATCAACCGGCCACGCTCGCCGCCCGAGAGCACTTCGACCGGCGTGCCGCGCTGCTCCTGCGCGAACAGAAAGTCCTTCATGTAGCCGACGACATGCTTCGGCTTTCCGCCGACCATGATCTGGTCGCCGCGGCCGCCGGTGAGCGCTTCGGCCAGCGTTGATTTGGGATCGAGGCTTTCGCGATGCTGATCGAGGGTCGCGATCTCCAGGTTGGCCCCGAGCCGTATCGTGCCGGAATCAGGCTGCATGCCGCCGGTGAGCAGATTGACCAGCGTGGTCTTGCCGGCGCCATTCGGACCGATGATGCCGAGCCGGTCCCCGCGCTGGATGCGGGTGGAGAAATTCTCGACGATCTTGCGCTCGCCATAGGCCTTGGTGACGTTCTTCGCCTCGATCACCAGCTTGCCCGACTGCTCGGCTTCGGCCGCCGCGAGACTAGCGGTGCCGGCCGTGCCGCGATAGGTGCGGCGCTGGTCGCGCAGCGTGTGCAGATTGGCGAGGCGCTTGACGTTGCGCTTGCGGCGGCCGGAGACGCCGTGACGCAGCCAGTGCTCCTCGTCGACGATCTTGCGGTCGAGCTTGTGCTGGTCGCGCTCTTCCTCGGCCAGCACCTCGTCGCGCCAGGTCTCGAACGAGGCAAAGCCGCGGTCGATCTGCTTGATCTTGCCGCGGTCGAGCCAGGCGGTCGAACGCGACAGATTGGTCAGGAAGCGGCGGTCGTGGCTGATGATCACCAGCGCGCTGCGTCGGCCGTCAAGCTCCTTTTCCAGCCATTCGATGGTGGAGAGATCGAGGTGGTTGGTCGGCTCATCCAGCAGCAGGATGTCGGGCGAGGGCGCCAGCACATATGCCAGCGCCGCGCGGCGGGCCTCGCCGCCGGAGAGATTATGCGGATTCTCGTCCCCGGTCAGCCCGAGCTGCTGCAGCAGATAGCGCGCCTGGTGCTGGTCGTCGCCGGGGGCGAGGCCGGACTCGACATAGGCGAGCGTAGTCTTGTGCGCGCCGAACTCCGGCTCCTGCGGCAGGTAGCGTACGGTCGCGCCGGGCTGCACGAAGCGCGTGCCGCCGTCGGGCTCGACGAGGCCGGCCGCGATCTTGAGCAGCGTCGATTTGCCGGATCCGTTGCGTCCGATCAGGCAGACGCGTTCGGATGGCGCGACATTGAGCTCGACACCGCTGAGAAGCGGCGTGCCGCCAAAGGTCAGCCTGATGTCTTTCAACTGGATCAGCGGCGGCGCCATGATCAGCTCTGACTCGTTGCGGCCGCGTCAGTGCGGCGGCGCTGGATCCGGCGCAGCGTCTGGTCGAGCGCCGAGAGAAATGTGGAACGGTCGCGCGGCGCGAACGAGCGCGGGCCGCCGGTCACTTCGCCGGCCGAGCGCAGATCCGTCATGAGGTTGCGCACCGCCAGCGTCATCCCGATCGACTCTTCCGTGAACGGCTTTCCGTTCGGCGCGATCACGTCGGCGCCCGCCTTCACGCACCGGCTGGCGAGCGGGATGTCGGAGGTCACCACGACGTCGCCGGACCTGGCGCGCTCGGCGATCCAGTCGTCGGCGGCGTCCATGCCGCTACCTGCCGCGACGCGCTCGATCAGAGGATCGTGGGGCACGCGAATGAAATTTCCGGCGACCACGCTCACGGGCACCCCGTGTCGGAGCGCCACGCGGTAAATCTCGTCCTTCACGGGACAGGCGTCAGCATCGACATAGATGCGGGTGGGAGTGTCAGTCATTGGCCGCGTGGTACCCCATTCGGGCTGCAAAGGCGAGGGGATTGACCCCGGTTCCTCAGGGCCTACGATCGTCCCTGAAACAACAAGAATGGGGAAGGCCAAGCCATGCCGAACCGGCTCGAAACCTATCGCGTCGAGGCCTACAACACCGCAAAACAATCCGAAAACAAGATGCATGACGACACGGTGGCGCGCCGCTTCGGATTTGAAGGCGGGCTGGTCCCTGGCGTCGATGTGTTCGCCTACATGATGCACGTGCCTCTGGCACGCTGGGGCCGGGACTTCCTGTCGCGCGGGCTGGTCGAGGCGCGCTTCATCAAGCCGGTCTATGACGGCGAGACTGCGGATGTCGATGCCACCGAGCACAACGGCCTGCTCACGATCGAGGTGTTCAGCCGCACGGAGCTCTGCGCCACGGGCACGGCGTCTTTGCCGTCGGCCGCTCCTGCGGTTGCGCTGAGCGACTATGTCGCGGCCCCCGCCGTTGCCGAGCGCACGCCTGTCAGCCCGGAAACCTTCGAGACCGGGAAATGGCTGGGCACGATGCCGCGCCGCTGGACCGGGCAGGACGGGGCGGACTATCTCGCCGACATCAGGGAGACCGATCCGATCTTCGCGCGCGAGGGCCTTGGCCATCCCGGCCTCATCCAGCGCGTCATGAACCGCGTGCTGGTCGACAACACCATTCTGGGTCCGTGGATCCACGTCGGCAGTCGCATGCAACTGCTCTCAGCCGCGCGCGCCGGCGACGAGATCACGGCGCGGGCCAGGGTCGCCGCGAACTACGAGAAGAAAGGCCATCGCTTCGTCGAACTCGATGCGCTGGTCGTTGCCAACGGCACGACGCCGATCGCGCACTGCCTGCATACGGCAATCTACCAGCCGCGCGAGCAGGCGGCGGCGTAGAGGGAGGAGGCAAGCCCGTCATTCCAGAAGCGGTGTCATGCTCCGCGGAGGCGGGGCATCCAGTACGCTGCGGCTTCTCGATTCCAGCCGCGCCGTCTCTGGAATACTGGATCGCCCGATCAAGTCGGGCGATGACGGCTTTGTTGTGGATGCGGAAGGGTCTCCTACGCCGCCTTTGCCTTCGCGTCCTGGATTGCACGCCACACCCGCTCCGGGGTCAGCGGCATGTCGATGTGCTTGATGCCGTAGTCTGACAGCGCATCGAGCACCGCGTTCACCACGGTCGACAGACTGCCGGCGCAGCCGGCTTCGCCGCAGCCCTTGCTGCCGAGCGGATTGGTCGTGGCCGGCACCGGGTGATCGCCGACCGTCATGTTGGGAACGTCCTCCGCGCGGGGCAGGGCGTAGTCCATCAGCGAACCCGTGATCGGCTGGCCGCTTTCGTCGTAGCGGATGTGCTCCATCAGCGCTTGTCCGATGCCCTGGACGACGCCGCCATGAAGCTGGCCTGCGACCAGCATCGGGTTGATCACCGTGCCGAAATCGTTGACCGCGCTGTAGCGCACGATCTGCACCACGCCGGTCTCCGGATCGATCTCGACCTCGGCGACGTGACAGCCGTTCGGGAAGGCCGAGGGCACCGGCTCGCTGGTGTGGTCGACGTCGAGGCTGTCAGGGACGCCCTCCGGCGTCTTGCCGTCATGCAAGCGCTTGGCGAGCTCCATGATGTCGATGCTGCGATCGGTGCCGGCGATGGTGAAGCGGCCATTGGCGAACTCGATGTCGGCTTCGGACGCCTCCAGCATGTGCGCAGCGGCGCGCTTGCCTTTCTCAATCACGAGCTTGGCGGCGCCCACGATCGCCATGCCGCTCGCGGTGATCGAGCGCGAGCCGCCGGTGCCGCTGCCGGTGTGGACGACGTCGCTGTCGCCCTGCACCAGCTTGACGCTCTCGAAGGGAATGCCGAGCTGCGCACACAGCACCTGTGCGAACGGCGTGGCATGGCCCTGGCCATAGTCGAGCGTGCCGGTGATCAGCTGCACCGTACCGTCGGGGTCGAACAGGATCTTGCCGAGCTCGACGCTGGGCGGCGCGGTGACCTCGAGATAGGAGCCGACCGCGATGCCGCGCAGCTTGCCGGCCTTCTTGCTCTCCTTCTTGCGCTTGGCGAAATTCTCGTGGTCGGAGATTTCGAGCGCCTTGTTGAAGACGGCCTGGAAGTCGCCGCTGTCATAGGTGACGCCGGAGGAGGCCGGGAATGGCATCTGGTTCGGCTTGATGAAATTGCGCTTACGCAAGGTCAGCCGATTGATGCCCATCTCGTCGGCGGCGCGGTCGATCAGCCGCTCCATGTAGTAGTTCGCCTCCGGCCGGCCGGCGCCGCGATAGGCGCCCATCAGCGTGGTGTTGGTCAGCACCACCTTGATGTCGACGGCCATCAAGGGCGTGCGGTAGACGCTCGAAAAATTCTTGCCGGTGTTGAGCGAGAGCGGCCCCGGCGCAACGCCGGTGATGTAGGCACCGAGATTGCCGTAGCCGGACAGCTTGGCTGCGAGGAAATGCCCCTCGGCGTCGAGCGCGAGTTCTGCGTGGATCTTCTGCGCGCGGCCGTGGCTGTCCGAGAGGAAGCTGGTCGAACGCTCGTCGAGCCACTTCACGGGACGGCCCAGCACTTTCGCCGCGTAGAGGATGCACATGTATTCGGGATAGTTGATGTTCTTCATGCCGAAGGAGCCGCCGACATTGGCGGTGAGGATGCGCACCTTCTCGTTCGGCACCTTCAGGTTCTTGGCGAGGTTGGCGCGGTTGCCGGCGACGCCTTGCGTCGGCACCTGCAGCGTGTATCGCTCGGTCTTCTTGTCGTAGGAGGCAAGGCCCACGCGCGGCTCCATCGAGACTACGGCGACGCGCGTGTTCTCGATGTCGATCTTCGTCACATGGGCGGCGCCGGCGAAGGCGGCGTTCACCTTGTCCATGTCGCCATAATGGTAGTCGAGCGCAACGTTGTTCGGAATATGGTCATAGAGCTGCGGCGCGCCGGGCTTCGCCGCTTCGTCGGGATCGGTCACTGCCGGCAGCGGCTCGATATCGAGCTCGACAGCTTCGGCCGCATCGCGGGCCTGCGCCAGCGTCTCTGCCACGACGAAGGCGACGGGATCGCCGACGAAGCGGACCTTGTCGGTCGCCAGCGGCTGGCGGTTGGTCTGGAGCAGGGGCGAGCCGTCGCGGCTCTTCAGCGGCAGTCCACAGGTGAAGGGGCCGTAGCCGGCGGCGTCGAGGTCGGTGCCGGTCCAAACCCCCAGCACGCCCGGCATGGCCTTGGCTGCATCGATCCCGATGCCGCGGATGATGCCATGGGCGTGAGTGGAACGGACCACCACGGCATAGGCCTGGCCGGGCAGGTTGAAATCGTCGGTGTAGCGGCCCTTGCCGCGCACCAGCGTGTCGTCCTCCTTGCGGCGGACCGGTTGCCCGACGCCATATTTTTGCAGTGCAATAGCGTTGTCGAGCGTGGAGGATTTGGTGTGTTCTTGCATGGAATTGACCTGAAAAGCCGGCATTTGCGCATTTTCGCGGCAGCGGGGGACCGGACTTCCTCAGATAACCCACCACCCCGTTCACGACAACGCACGAATGGACATGGTCCCATGTGATGCGTTGTTGCGCAGGCCTGCCGCGCTGCTAATGTTTCAGGCGAAAAAGCAATTCCAGATCGGCCCTTTGGGCCGCGGAAAGACAGTCTGTATGAATGACCACACGCGGCTCCGCGACGGCCATGCGCCGCACGGTGAGCTGGAGGGGTCGATGGCGGCGGTGGCATTGGCCACCGAACCGGCCGTCGGCGCGCCGATGCCGGGAACCGGCGTCTATGCGGCGCTGGACCTCGGCACCAACAATTGCAGGCTGCTGATCGCCTGTCCGACCCAGGACGGCTTTCGCGTGGTCGATTCGTTCTCGCGCATCATCCGGCTCGGCGAAGGCGTCTCGGCGACCGGCTGCATCAGCGAGGCCGCGATCGAGCGCGCCGTCGCCGCGCTCAGCATCTGCCGCGACAAGATCAATTTGCGGAAAGCGCGGCGCCTGCGCCTGATCGCGACCGAAGCCTGCCGCGCGGCTTCGAACGCGGAGGGTTTCCGCAGCCGCGTCGCTGCCGAGACCGGCATCGAGCTCGAGGTGATCGATCGCGAGACCGAGGCTGCGCTCGCGGTGCTCGGCTGCTCGCCGCTGGTCGATCCGCGGGGACGCGGCGCGATCCTGTTCGACATCGGCGGCGGCTCGACCGAGCTGGTCCGGATCGAGCGCGACCCGGAAAATCCGCGGCCGCGCATCAAGGCCTGGATGTCGATCCCGTATGGTGTGGTCACGCTCGCCGAGCAGTTCGGCGGCCGCGACGTGACGCCGGAGATCTATGCCGCGATGGAGCAGGAGGTCGCACACCACGTGGCGCCGTTCGCAGCAGAGCATGGCGGCGATCTCGCCGGCATGCACCTGCTCGGCACGTCAGGCACGGTGACGACGCTTGCCGGCATCCATCTCAACCTCGCGCGCTACGACCGCCGCCGCATCGACAGCATCTGGATGAACGATTCGGACATCACCGCGACCATCAACAAGCTGCTCGGCATGAGCTACGAGCAGCGCGCCGGCAACACTTGCATCAGCGTCGAGCGCGCCGATCTCGTGCTCGCCGGCTGCGCCATTCTCGACGCGATCCGCAGCGCCTTTCCGCTGCCGCGCCTGCGCGTCGCCGATCGCGGCCTGCGCGAAGGCATGCTGGTCGAGATGATGCGCGAGGACGGTGCGCTCAGGAGCTGGTGAGATGGCCAAGGACACCACCGGCCGCTTGCATGTCCAGGTCAAGACCAAGGTCAAGACCGGCGGCAAGCGCAAGCTGTCGTCGAAGCTGTGGCTGGAGCGGCAGCTCAACGACCCCTATGTCGCCAAGGCCAAGGCGGCGGGCTATCGCTCGCGCGCTGCGTTCAAGCTGCTCGAGATCGATGACAAATTTCGGCTGCTGAAGCCCGGCATGGCCGTGGTCGATCTCGGCGCCGCCCCCGGCGGCTGGAGCCAGATCGCCGCCAAGCGCGTCGGCTCCACGGAAGGCAAGGGCAAGGTCGTCGCGATCGATCTGTTGGAAATGCCGGAGATTCCCGGCGTCGATTTCGCACAGCTCGATTTCATGGACAACGATGCGCCTTCAAGGCTCGACGAGATGCTCGGCGGCGGCGCCGACGTCGTGATGTCCGACATGGCCGCCAACACCACCGGTCATCGCAAGACCGACCAGCTCCGCATCGTCGGCCTGGTCGAGACGGCCGCGGCCTTTGCCTGCGACGTGCTCAAGCCCGGCGGCGCGTTCCTGGCCAAAACGTTCCAGAGCGGCGCCGACGCCGAGCTGCTGGCGCAGCTCAAGCGGGACTTCGCGACCGTACGCCATGTCAAGCCGGCCGCGAGCCGGCAGGATTCCTCGGAGCGCTATGTGCTCGCGACGGGATTTCGGGGCGGGGCTCAGGCGTAGCTTTAAAACCCTGTCATTCCGGGCGCCTCGAAGAGGCGAGCCCGGAATCCATTTCTCCAAGCATTCCTGCGGTGCGATGGATTCCGGGTTCGATGCTGCGCATCGGCCCGGAATGACTAAGAGAGGTATTCAGCCCAGCCGTTGATCCCGCACGTCCTGCGTATCCTCGGTCGCCGCCTTGACGGCGGCCTGCGCCGCGCCCTTGCCCGCGCCCTTGCGGCTCGCGATCTCCACTGCCTTGCGGCCGGAGATCTCGTGGCCGGCGTCAGTGGGCATCTGCCAGAAGAACCAGCTCGATGCCGCCGAGGTCAGTGCGACCACGACGAAGGCCGGCGCGAACACGGTGGCGTCGATCTCGTTGACATGGCTGAACCACATGGTCGTCTCGACGCAAGCCGCGCCGACGGCGACCCCGGCGGAGACCGCGAGCTGCTGGTTGACGCTGACGAGCGTGGTGGCGCGGCTCATCTGCGCGGTCTCGACGTCGGCATAGGCCACCGTGTTGATCGCGGTGAATTCGAGCGAGCGGAAGAAGCCGCCGACCACCAGGATGACCATGATGATGAGCAGCGGCGTCGTCACCGTGAACAGCGCGCAGACGCCGAGGAAGAACGCGCTGACGATCGCGTTCACCGTCATCAGATTGCGGAAGCCGAAGGCGCGGATGAGGCGTGCCGCCAGAGTCTTCATGCCCATCGCGCCGAGCGAGGAGGCAAAGGTGACGAGGCCGGAATGGAACGGTGACAGCCCGAAGCCGATCTGCATCAGCAGCGGAAGCAGGAACGGCAGCGCCCCGATGCCGAGCCGGAACATGAAGCCGCCGAAGATCGACGCGCGCAGCGTCGGCAGCTTCAGGAGCGAGAAATCGAGCACTGGCGAGCCGGTGCGCCGGGCGTGCAGGACGTACAGGGTCATCGAGATCGCACCGCCCACGACCAGGGCGGCGACTGTGCTCCACGGCAGAAGGTTCAGTCCGGCAACGGACAGGCCGAATGCGATGCCGGCAAGGCCGATGCCCGCCAGCACCATGCCATAGAGGTCGAACGGCTCCTGCGTCTCGCTCTTGATGGGATCGATGAAACGCAGCGCCATGAAGATACCGAGCAGCCCGATCGGGATGTTGATCAGGAAGATCCAGTGCCAGGACGCGTAGGTCGTGATGAAGCCGCCGAGCGGCGGGCCGATGACCGGGCCGATCAGGGCAGGGACCGTCACCCACGCCATGGCATTGACCAGCGCGCTCTTGTCGACCGACCGCAGCAGCACGAGACGCCCGACTGGCGTCATCATCGCCCCGCCCATGCCCTGCAGGATGCGTGCGAACACGAAATCGGTGACCGAGCTCGAGACGGCGCAGCCGACCGAACCGACCATGAACACCCCGACCGCGATCGCGAACACCATCCGCGCACCGAACCTGTCGGCGGTCCAGCCGCTCGCCGGGATGAAGACCGCGAGCGACAGCAGATAGGAGGTGATCGCGAGCTTGAGCGTCAGCGGGCTGGTGCCGATGTCGGCGGCGATCGCCGGCAGCGAAGTGGCGATCACCGTCGAATCCATGTTTTCCATGAACAAGGCGGTGGCCACGATCAGCGGGATGACGCGTTGCTTGTCGACCATGACGGTTTGGCAATGAAAATCGGAAGGAAGGACGGACTCGCGGCTTATCACCGCCGCCCGGCGGGGACCATTGCGGATCGACGCATAGCACCTAAGTCCCGCGTAAAAACCGTGCGTTCACCTCGTCGTTTCGGGGCGCGCCACTCGGCGCGAGCCCGGAATCTATTGGGTCCCGGGGACCGAGCAGGACGGATTCCGGGCTCGGGACGTCGTCGCGCCCCGGAATGACGACGGCTGAGTTTCGCCAGGCTATCCCGCCGAATTGGCCCAAAAAGTCTGTGCATGGCTGGCCAGCGGTCCGAATTGCTTTGATTCGTCGCGCGGCCGTGCTATCGACCCGCGTCAACCCCACCGATGGGCTCCGATTCTTAAGGCGTTGCCGCAAGGTTACGCCGAGGGCGGCGCTCATCTATTAGCATTTGCGGCAAGACCGCAGGAAGGAGTTGGCAAATGGCCACGGTGCAAGTTCAGGGCATCCGCGAAGCCTTGACGTTCGACGACGTGCTGCTGAAGCCGGGCCTGTCGGACGTCATGCCGGGCGAGGTCGACATCCGCTCGCGCGTCACCCGCGCCATTCCGCTCAATATCCCGATCATGGCCTCGGCCATGGACACCGTCACCGAGGCCCGCATGGCGATTGCGATGGCGCAGGCCGGCGGCCTCGGCGTCATCCATCGCAATTTCGAACCCGAAGGCCAGGCCGCGCAGGTGCGGCAGGTCAAGCGCTACGAGTCGGGCATGGTAGTGAACCCGCTCACCATCAGCCCCGAGGCCACCCTCGACGACGCGCTCAAGCTGATGAGCGATCACGGCATCTCCGGCATTCCCGTGGTCACCGGGGCCGGCAAGAACATGCCGGGCAAGCTGGTCGGGATCCTCACCAACCGCGACGTACGCTTTGCCACCGACCGCCGGCAAAAAGTCTCCGAGCTGATGACGCACGAAGGTCTCGTCACGGTGCGCGAGAATGTCAGCCAGGACGAGGCGCGGAGGATGCTGCATCAGCACCGCATCGAGAAGCTGCTCGTGGTTGACGAGCAATATCGCTGCGTCGGCCTCGTCACCGTGAAGGACATGGAGAAGGCGGTCGCCCACCCGCTCGCCTGCAAGGATGCGCATGGGCGCCTGCGCGTCGCCGCCGCCACCACCGTTGGCGATACCGGCTTCGAGCGCACCGAGCGGCTGATCGATGCCGGCGTCGACCTCGTGGTCGTCGACACCGCGCATGGCCATTCCCGTCACGTGCTGCATGCGGTGAACCGCATCAAGCGCCTGTCCAATTCGGTGCAAGTTGTCGCCGGCAATGTCGCCACCACCGAAGGCACACAGGCGCTGATCGACGCGGGCGCGGATTGCATCAAGGTCGGCATCGGCCCGGGCTCGATCTGCACCACGCGCATTGTTGCCGGCGTCGGCGTTCCCCAGCTCACTGCGATCATGGATGCGGTCGAGGCGGCGAAAAAGGCCGACATCCCCGTCATCGCCGACGGCGGCATCAAATTCTCCGGCGACCTCGCCAAGGCGCTCGCCGCCGGCGCCGACATTGCCATGGTCGGCTCGCTGCTCGCCGGCACCGACGAGACGCCCGGCGAAGTATTCCTGTGGCAAGGCCGTTCCTACAAGGCCTATCGCGGCATGGGCTCGGTCGGCGCGATGGCGCGGGGATCTGCCGATCGCTACTTCCAGCAGGACATCAAGGACACGCTCAAGCTCGTGCCTGAAGGTATCGAGGGCCAGGTGCCCTACAAGGGTGCGGTCGGCCACGTCATGCACCAGCTCGCCGGAGGCTTGCGCGCCGCGATGGGTTATGTTGGAGCGCGTGACCTGGGCGAGTTGCATTCAAAGGCGCAGTTCGTCCGCATCACCGGCGCCGGCCTGCGTGAAAGCCACGTCCACGACGTCACCATCACGCGCGAGAGCCCGAACTATCCGGGCGGGGGTTAGTCGCGGTCTCGTGCCCCGGACGCAGCGCAGCGCTTCTTCAGCGGGGCGCTGCAGAGCCGGGGCCCATGTCTCTGCATTCTGCCGTGTTGCTTTCTGGGTCCCGGCTCTGCGCTACAACGCTACGCGTTGCAGCGCGTCCGGGACACGAGAGCTGTGCGCCTCAGCGTCTACCGCTCCGCCGCTTTTGTATTGACGCGCTTCGCTCCGTCCGCTTCCGTCCTTGTCGATAGACAATCGGAGGAAGCCATGTCCCAAGCAAAGCGCATCGTTCTCGCCGCACGTCCCGTCGGCGAACCCAAACCGTCCGATTTTCGTCTGGAGGAATTCGCGATTCCCGCGCCCG
This region includes:
- a CDS encoding D-TA family PLP-dependent enzyme; the protein is MTTPLAAKIAREYGTPCAVIDMDRVERNIARIQKACDDAGLANRPHIKTHKNPTIAKMQVAAGAKGITCQKLGEAEIMANAGIDDILISYNLLGEEKMARLGALQAKANMTVAADNSTVVAGLPKAAAASGRPLSVVVECDTGRKRAGVETPAEAIALAREIAGSKGLQFAGFLMYPTETGWADAQKFYDEALAGVRAHGLDAKIVSTGGTPNLKNLGKLKGGTEHRFGTYIYNDRMQVAAGVASWDDCALHIYSTVVSRAAPERGILDAGSKTLTSDTGGLDGHGLILEHPEARIARFAEEHGFLDLSRSNTRPNVGDIVRIVPNHVCVVVNMMDEVVMVRGEEIIGTLPVAARGKLR
- a CDS encoding ATP-binding cassette domain-containing protein; translation: MAPPLIQLKDIRLTFGGTPLLSGVELNVAPSERVCLIGRNGSGKSTLLKIAAGLVEPDGGTRFVQPGATVRYLPQEPEFGAHKTTLAYVESGLAPGDDQHQARYLLQQLGLTGDENPHNLSGGEARRAALAYVLAPSPDILLLDEPTNHLDLSTIEWLEKELDGRRSALVIISHDRRFLTNLSRSTAWLDRGKIKQIDRGFASFETWRDEVLAEEERDQHKLDRKIVDEEHWLRHGVSGRRKRNVKRLANLHTLRDQRRTYRGTAGTASLAAAEAEQSGKLVIEAKNVTKAYGERKIVENFSTRIQRGDRLGIIGPNGAGKTTLVNLLTGGMQPDSGTIRLGANLEIATLDQHRESLDPKSTLAEALTGGRGDQIMVGGKPKHVVGYMKDFLFAQEQRGTPVEVLSGGERGRLMLARALAKPSNLLVLDEPTNDLDLETLDVLEDMLGDYEGTVILISHDRDFLDRVVTSVIAPEGDGRWIEYAGGYSDMLAQRGADLKRETAKAQAPAEKKEQRSAAAVASAPKRKLSFNEKHALETLPKKMETLQADIARLQRVLDDPNLYARDRKTFDDASAAIAKAHGELSAAEERWLELEMLREEIEQA
- a CDS encoding YaiI/YqxD family protein; translation: MTDTPTRIYVDADACPVKDEIYRVALRHGVPVSVVAGNFIRVPHDPLIERVAAGSGMDAADDWIAERARSGDVVVTSDIPLASRCVKAGADVIAPNGKPFTEESIGMTLAVRNLMTDLRSAGEVTGGPRSFAPRDRSTFLSALDQTLRRIQRRRTDAAATSQS
- a CDS encoding xanthine dehydrogenase family protein molybdopterin-binding subunit, coding for MQEHTKSSTLDNAIALQKYGVGQPVRRKEDDTLVRGKGRYTDDFNLPGQAYAVVVRSTHAHGIIRGIGIDAAKAMPGVLGVWTGTDLDAAGYGPFTCGLPLKSRDGSPLLQTNRQPLATDKVRFVGDPVAFVVAETLAQARDAAEAVELDIEPLPAVTDPDEAAKPGAPQLYDHIPNNVALDYHYGDMDKVNAAFAGAAHVTKIDIENTRVAVVSMEPRVGLASYDKKTERYTLQVPTQGVAGNRANLAKNLKVPNEKVRILTANVGGSFGMKNINYPEYMCILYAAKVLGRPVKWLDERSTSFLSDSHGRAQKIHAELALDAEGHFLAAKLSGYGNLGAYITGVAPGPLSLNTGKNFSSVYRTPLMAVDIKVVLTNTTLMGAYRGAGRPEANYYMERLIDRAADEMGINRLTLRKRNFIKPNQMPFPASSGVTYDSGDFQAVFNKALEISDHENFAKRKKESKKAGKLRGIAVGSYLEVTAPPSVELGKILFDPDGTVQLITGTLDYGQGHATPFAQVLCAQLGIPFESVKLVQGDSDVVHTGSGTGGSRSITASGMAIVGAAKLVIEKGKRAAAHMLEASEADIEFANGRFTIAGTDRSIDIMELAKRLHDGKTPEGVPDSLDVDHTSEPVPSAFPNGCHVAEVEIDPETGVVQIVRYSAVNDFGTVINPMLVAGQLHGGVVQGIGQALMEHIRYDESGQPITGSLMDYALPRAEDVPNMTVGDHPVPATTNPLGSKGCGEAGCAGSLSTVVNAVLDALSDYGIKHIDMPLTPERVWRAIQDAKAKAA
- a CDS encoding Ppx/GppA phosphatase family protein, which gives rise to MNDHTRLRDGHAPHGELEGSMAAVALATEPAVGAPMPGTGVYAALDLGTNNCRLLIACPTQDGFRVVDSFSRIIRLGEGVSATGCISEAAIERAVAALSICRDKINLRKARRLRLIATEACRAASNAEGFRSRVAAETGIELEVIDRETEAALAVLGCSPLVDPRGRGAILFDIGGGSTELVRIERDPENPRPRIKAWMSIPYGVVTLAEQFGGRDVTPEIYAAMEQEVAHHVAPFAAEHGGDLAGMHLLGTSGTVTTLAGIHLNLARYDRRRIDSIWMNDSDITATINKLLGMSYEQRAGNTCISVERADLVLAGCAILDAIRSAFPLPRLRVADRGLREGMLVEMMREDGALRSW
- a CDS encoding RlmE family RNA methyltransferase: MAKDTTGRLHVQVKTKVKTGGKRKLSSKLWLERQLNDPYVAKAKAAGYRSRAAFKLLEIDDKFRLLKPGMAVVDLGAAPGGWSQIAAKRVGSTEGKGKVVAIDLLEMPEIPGVDFAQLDFMDNDAPSRLDEMLGGGADVVMSDMAANTTGHRKTDQLRIVGLVETAAAFACDVLKPGGAFLAKTFQSGADAELLAQLKRDFATVRHVKPAASRQDSSERYVLATGFRGGAQA